Below is a window of Wenzhouxiangella sp. XN201 DNA.
CGAGAACTCCGGGCTGACCACGCCCAGCCGGGCGCGCAGGGTCGAGGCCGTGGCGTCCTCGCTGAAGCGGTCATCGTCGACGAGCTCGAGGCGGTAGCGCAGGTCGATGACCGGTTCCCAGGAGTCGGACTGCGCGGCGGCCGAGCCGGCCAGCGCCAGCGCGCAGACAAAAAGTACGAAATGGGACAGGCGATCCATATGTTGCCTCCACGATGCATGAATCCTGGAGCCAGTATTTCAGTGATGGGGCAGGCGCCGATTGACGCCGGTCAAACGAAGGTTCGGAAGTTTCTCAGTGATCGCCCAGGTTCTTGAGGCCCTCGGCGTCGAGAATCTTGATTTCGCGCCGCCTGACCTCGATCAGGCCCATGTCCTGTATTCGCCCGAACAGGCGGCTGACGGTTTCCAGCACCAGGCCCAGGTAGTTGGCCAGGTCGGCGCGCGACATGCTCAGGGTGATGACGTCGTCGCGTCGCCCCAGGCGGGCGTGGCGCTTGCTCAGGCTGTGCAGGAACAAGGCCAGGCGGCTGATCGCCTGATTGCGACCCATCATCGCCATGTGGACGTGGTCGTCGCCCATTTCACGACTGACCAGGCGCATGAACTGGCGCTGCAGCCCGGGCACCGAAGCGCTGATGCGTTCGAGCTCGGAGTACGGCAGCCGGCAGATGCTGGAGGCTTCAAGCGCTTCGGCACTGCACTGGTGGCTTTCGCTGGCCAGGGCATCGAAGCCGAGCAGCTCGCCGGGCAGATGGAATCCGAGAATCTGCAATTCACCGCCTTCGGACACCGCTTGGGTCTTGAGCGAGCCGGACTTGACCACATACAGCGCGCGGAAGGGCGAGCCGGCGTGATAGAGCGTGTCGCCGGTGGCCAGGTTTGCGCGGTCGGCCACCATCTGGTCGATGCGCTCGACATCGTCGCTGCCCATGCCGGCGGGCAGGCACAGCTCGCGCAAATCGCAGCGTGCACAACGACGTCGGAGCAGCTCAAGGTCTAGCGCAGTATTGGTCGATGGCATCCTAGTGGGCCATGCGCTTGGTTGGGTTACGCTCAGCCGGCACACAAGTGTCTTGGGCAATGCACGCGAGCGCAGGACTGCCGGTCGCCCATTCGAGCGAGTGCAATGCCGGCCACAGCGCTTTTGCGGCGACCTTTCTGGAACCACTGTGCTGGCACGACTCAGCGTTGCTTTCCCTGGCAAGTGAGCGACCATTCTCTGCGAAACGCATCTTGATTCGCTCCAAGAAAGTGGCTCTGAGCGTTACCCAATTCATTGCGTAGCCCACTACGCTGGTCTCCTGATTGACTTGCTCGGTCAGGATTCTAGCATTTGCGGTGTAAGGCGCGGATCATGTCCATCGCCCGATGAAACGCTGCACCAGCACGAACAGGGTGGGTACGACCACCATCGTCAGCAATGTGGCGGTAATGATGCCGCCGATGATCACAGTGGCGATGGGTGAAAAGCGCTCGGCGCCGACGGCCATTTCCAGCGCCAGCGGCAGCATGCCGGCGATGGTCGAAAGCGCGGTCATCAGGATCGGGCGCAGCCGGGTGGCCACTGCCACGCCCACGGCCCGTGCCGGGCTGGCGCCGGTTTGCAGTCGCTGCCGCGCCAGGTCGAGCAGGATAATCGAATTGTTGACCACGATGCCGACGAGAAGAATGATGCCCAGAAGCGCCGACATGGACACGTACTTGTCGGCGATCAGCAGGGCCGACGCCACGCCGATGAACTGCAGGGGTACGGCCACCATGATGGTGATCGGGTGGGCAAAGCTGGAGAACTGCACCACCAACAGCAGGTAGACCGCCAGCGCCGAGAGCATCAGGGCTTTCATCATGCGAGCCCGGGCTTCGCCGAAGTCTTCCTGCTCGCCGACCAGGGCGACCTCGAGACCGGGCGGCGCCTCGAAGCCAGCCAGGCGTTCACCGACATCGGCGACCACCGCAGACAAGGGCCGGCCGGCGTGGTAGCCGAGGATTTCGAGCGTGCGCAGCCCGTCCTCGCGGGTGAGAATGCGCGGACCCCGGGCCCTCTCCAGCGAGGCAATCTCGCGCAGCGGCACACTGCCGGCCGGCGTGCGGATGACGATATTTTCGAGGTCGTCGATCTGCGCGCGCTGCTCGGGCCTGTAGCGCACAACCACGTCCAGGTCCCTTCGGGGCGGCTGTCGGTAGCGGGTGGCGACATGGCCGTCGATGGCGCGATGCACGGCCGAGGCGGTGCGGCGCGCGCTCAGGCCCAGTTCGCTGACGCGATCCTCGTCGAGGTGGACCCGTACCTCCGGCGTATCCAGCGACCAGTCCTTGTACAGGTCAGTCATGCCCGGGATACCGGTCAGGTGCTCGAGCAGGCGGGTACCGGCCTCGTCGAGCCCGGCCGGATCGTAGCCGGAAATGCGCACCACCACGGGGGCGGCGGTACTGCTGCGCGCCGTGCCGCCCATTTCCTTCGGTACGCCCAGCATCACGCCCGGGGTGTGTTCGAGTGCCCGCCGGACCTCGTCCATGATTTCCCACTGGCTGGACTCGCGTTCGGTGCGCGGCACCAGGCTGACCGTCACCTCGGCCTGGTTGGGATTCATCGCCCCGCGCTGTCCCATCGAGCGCGCTCCCGGTTCGTGGCCGACGCGGATGCCGACGTCGAGCACTTCCTCGCGGCCGACCAGTACATCCTCGATCACGCCCAGGGTCGCCACCGTGTCCTCGATCGCGGTGCCCGGTACCGTGTCGACAATGACCTGGAAGCTACCCGAGTCGAAGCGCGGCAGCATTTCGCTGCCGATCAGGCGCAGCATGCCGAAACTGGCCACCAGTAGCACGGCAGCCAGGCTCAGCGTGATGACGGGATGGCGCAGTGCCCCCCACAGGGCCGCAAGGTAGCCGTGGCGGGTGGCTCGCATGGCCCGGTCCAGGGTGCCGGTGATGCGCCCCGGCGATGCGTCGGGGTCGTTGGGCCTGAGCCACCACACCGCCAGTAGCGGGATGAGGGTGACGGCTACGACGAACGACGAGCCCAGGGCAAAGGCCAACGTCATCGCCAGGGGGCGGAACAGTTCGCCGATGAACCCGCCCATGAAGATCAGCGGCACAAGTACGCCCAGGGTCGTCAGCGAACCGCCGAGTTTGGCGCCCAGAATTTCGCCGGTGCCGTCCATGGCAGCACGCGTGGCGCTGATATCGCGCTCGCTCAGGTGGCGGTGAATATTCTCGAGGATGACAATGCCGTCGTCGACCAGCAACCCGATGGCCAGGATCAGCGCCGACATGCTGACCATGTTGAGGTCCAGGCCCGCCATCTGCATCAGCATGAAGGTGCTCAGGAATGCGGCTGGAATCGACAGC
It encodes the following:
- a CDS encoding helix-turn-helix domain-containing protein gives rise to the protein MPSTNTALDLELLRRRCARCDLRELCLPAGMGSDDVERIDQMVADRANLATGDTLYHAGSPFRALYVVKSGSLKTQAVSEGGELQILGFHLPGELLGFDALASESHQCSAEALEASSICRLPYSELERISASVPGLQRQFMRLVSREMGDDHVHMAMMGRNQAISRLALFLHSLSKRHARLGRRDDVITLSMSRADLANYLGLVLETVSRLFGRIQDMGLIEVRRREIKILDAEGLKNLGDH
- a CDS encoding efflux RND transporter permease subunit gives rise to the protein MSRWPQWVLDHRHMVIALIIAALVLGLQARYELPVRLFPDTDPPTVTVITQFPGMATADVDNDLTRLLEEEFASLDGITSLSSSSQVGLSVVRTEFGFGTTSALAAVDVQNAIGRIRQELPDGIEEPQVLEFSTADKPIVTLALVSQALPIEQVRELADNTVRDRLERVAGVAAVDIFGGHKLELHVAVDRDRLDAAGLDTDQVMAALDDWNLSAPGGRIDEGRREAVVRFDAPLTSAEDAENIVLKAAGSRFVRLGDVAEVELTPGEQRSAYRHNGRRAIAVQILRRDDANTVEVAAGVREAVHELARELPEIELVIADDDSVFTEKVIDDMTSTVMVAVGLTMIVVLLFLAQWRQALIIALSIPAAFLSTFMLMQMAGLDLNMVSMSALILAIGLLVDDGIVILENIHRHLSERDISATRAAMDGTGEILGAKLGGSLTTLGVLVPLIFMGGFIGELFRPLAMTLAFALGSSFVVAVTLIPLLAVWWLRPNDPDASPGRITGTLDRAMRATRHGYLAALWGALRHPVITLSLAAVLLVASFGMLRLIGSEMLPRFDSGSFQVIVDTVPGTAIEDTVATLGVIEDVLVGREEVLDVGIRVGHEPGARSMGQRGAMNPNQAEVTVSLVPRTERESSQWEIMDEVRRALEHTPGVMLGVPKEMGGTARSSTAAPVVVRISGYDPAGLDEAGTRLLEHLTGIPGMTDLYKDWSLDTPEVRVHLDEDRVSELGLSARRTASAVHRAIDGHVATRYRQPPRRDLDVVVRYRPEQRAQIDDLENIVIRTPAGSVPLREIASLERARGPRILTREDGLRTLEILGYHAGRPLSAVVADVGERLAGFEAPPGLEVALVGEQEDFGEARARMMKALMLSALAVYLLLVVQFSSFAHPITIMVAVPLQFIGVASALLIADKYVSMSALLGIILLVGIVVNNSIILLDLARQRLQTGASPARAVGVAVATRLRPILMTALSTIAGMLPLALEMAVGAERFSPIATVIIGGIITATLLTMVVVPTLFVLVQRFIGRWT